From Demequina capsici:
CCGGGACCGACAGAATCGGACCGATCGACACGACCGGGTTGGACGGCGCGAACAGCACCGCGTCAGCCTCGAGGACGGCCTCGACGACGCCGGGCGCAGGGACCGCCTCCGCGGCCCCGCGGATGTCGAACCCCAGCGCAGGCAGCTTCGCGCGATGCCGGGTCCACCATTCCTGGAAGTGCATCGTGCCCTCGCCCGTGACGACGTGGGTCTCGACCTCGTCGTCGGTCATCGGCATCAGCTCCGCGCCCAGATCCCAGCGCGAGGTCAGCCGCGCGACCGCCTCCGACAGCGGCGCCCCCTCGCGCAGCAGGGAGGTGCGCGCGATGTGCATCCCCAGGTCGAGGTCGCCCAGCGTGAACCAGGGCCAGCCGATGCCCCACGCGTGCAGTTCCGCCGACACCCTCTCTGTCTCCCCGATCCGGCCCCAGCCACGCTGCTCGTCGTTGACGCCGGCCAGCGTGTACGTCACGGAGTCCAGATCCGGGCAGATCCTCAGCCCCGCCATCCACATGTCGTCGGCGGTGTTCACGATCACACGGATCCTCATGCCCTGACCCGCGGCAGCGTCCCTCAGCGCGCGGGTGAACCGCGCACCCCCCACCCCGCCCGACAGCACGACGACGTCCTTCACCTGGGCCCTCCTGACCGCGGACCGACGCGTCCCGTCGGCTCCCTAGACTGACGAGTATGCCTGGCCCCGGAACCGCGCAGCAGTGGCGGATCGTCATCCCCGTGCGCGGCACCGCGCCGTCCAAGAGCAGGCTCGCGCTGCCGGACGAGGACCGCGAGCGCCTGGCACGCGCCTTCGCGCGCGACACGGTCCATGCCGCGCTCGAGTCGAGGCTCGCGGCGGAGGTCGTGGTCGTGACGGCGGAGGCCGCACGCACCGTGTTCGAGCAGATGGGTGCACGCGTGCTCACCGAGAGCGCGCCCGCGTCCCTGGCCGGCGCGATCCTCGCAGGCCTCGCGTCGTGCCCCGTCGCGGCGCCCCGCGCGGTGCTGCTGGGCGACCTTCCCGCGCTCGACGGCGACTCGCTCGACGTCACGCTCAGCGCCGCAGCCTCGGTGCCGCTCGGCGTCGTGCCCGACGCCGCAGGAACCGGCACGACCCTGCTCACCGCGAGCGCGGGGATCGCGCACCGGCCCGCGTTCGGCACCGGCTCGTTCGCGCGCCACCTCGCGGCGGGTTATGCGTCGCTCGCGGAGCGCGCGCCCGCACGGATCCGCGCCGACGTGGACACGATCGACGACCTCGAGCGCGCCGTCGCGCTCGGCCTGCGCCCCGCCAGCCGTCGCGTGCACGCGAGGATCACCGGACCGCTTCGCGCCACAACATCCCCGTAACCTGACCCGCGTACTGTGAGCGGATCATGACGCCCCTGCACCTCGGCCGGCCTCAGCCCGTGCCGGACCGACAGTCCCCCAGGACCGACGCGACGCTCACCATCTGGGCGCCTGGACCTTTGCCCGAGGTCCGTCCCGGCGACGACCTCGCCGCGCTCCTCCTCACGGCCCTCGACGGCGGGGAGCCGCTGCGCGACGGAGACGTCGTGGTCGTCACGTCCAAGGTCGTGTCCAAGGCCGAGGGCAGGATCGTCGCGGCCGAGACCCGGGAGGCGGCCATCCAGGCCGAGACCGTCCGCGTGGTCGCATCGATCCCCCACGCGCATGACGACGGCGCCACGCTGATCGTCGAGAACCGGCTGGGGATGGTGTGCGCCGCCGCCGGCGTCGACGCCTCCAACACCGAGCCGGGGACGGTGCTCCTGCTCCCTGAGGATCCCGACGCGTCGGCCAGGACGCTCGCCACCACCCTGCGCTCGGCGACCGGCGCGCAGATCGGCGTGATCGTCACCGACACCCTGGGACGCGCCTGGCGCAACGGCCAGACCGACGTGGCGATCGGCGCCGCAGGCGTCACCGTCTTCGCCGAGCTCGCAGGCACCACCGACGCGCAGGGACGCACGCTCGTCGCCACGCGACCCTGCCTGGCGGACGAGATCGCCGGCGCGGCCGACCTGGTCAAGGGCAAGGCGGGCGGAAGGCCATTCGCGATCGTGCGCGGCATGGGTCACGCCGTCGGCGCGTTGGACCTGCCAGGCGCGCGGAGCATCGTCCGCTCCCCCGAGACCGACATGTTCAGACAAGGCCACCGCGAGGCGTACGCCGAGGGCTACGCCGCGGGACTCGCCGCACGAGACGACGCCGGCCCCACCGGCGCGGACAAGGAGAAGGAATGACGCTCACCCTCGGATACAAGGCCTCGGCCGAGCAGTTCGGGCCGCGCGAGCTCGTGGAGCTCGCCGTCGAGGCCGAGCGTCACGGCTTCGAGTCCGCTGCGATCAGCGACCACTTCCAGCCCTGGAGGCACACCGGCGGGCACGCCCCCCACTCGCTCTCATGGCTCGCCGCCGCGGGCGAGCGGACCTCCACCATCACGCTCGGCACCTCCGTGCTCACCCCCACGTTCCGTTACAACCCGGCAGTGCTCGCGCAGGTGTTCGCGACCCTGGGCATGCTGAACCCCGACCGCATCTGGCTGGGCGTCGGCTCCGGCGAGGCGCTCAACGAGGTCGCCACCGGCTGGGCCGGCGCAGGAGACCAGCCCTGGCCCGAGTTCAAGGAGCGGTTCGCCCGCCTGCGCGAGTCGATCCGGCTCATGCGGGCGCTCTGGGCAGGCGAGCGCGTCACCTTCGACGGCGAGTACTTCTCCACGCACGACGCGTCGATCTACGACAGGCCCGACGGCGGCATCCCGATCTACATCGCCGCAGGCGGCCCCACCGTCGCCAAGTACGCGGGCCGCGCGGGCGACGGGTTCATCTGCACCTCGGGCAAGGGCCGCGAGCTCTACGTCGACAAGCTGCTCCCCGCCGTCGCCGAAGGCGCCGCCGCCGCGGGGAAGGATCCCGCGAGCGTGGACCGGATGATCGAGATCAAGCTCTCCTACGAGGAGTCCGAGGAGGCGGCGTACGACAACACCCGCTTCTGGTCGCCGCTGTCGCTGCCCGCCGAGGCCAAGCACGACATCACCGACCCCATGGAGATGGAGAAGGCCGCCGACGCGCTGCCGCTCGAGACGATCGCCTCCCGCTGGATCGTGGGCACCGATCCCGACGAGGTCGCCGCGAGGATCGGCGAGTACGTCGAGATGGGCTTCACGCACCTCGTGTTCCACGCCCCCGGCCACGACCAGCGGCGCTTCATGGACCTGTTCGAGCGCGACCTCGCACCGCGGCTGCGCGCGCTCGGCTGAACGGGCTCAGTCCGCGTCGGGCGCGAGGGCGAGGAGCCGCTCCCGCTGCTCCGGGGTGAGGCGCGTCGGGCGCCCCGTCGCGCCGTCCACCATCGCCATCGTCGTCGACGCCTCCACGCAGACGATCCCATCGACGAGCAGCCGGTAGTCCAGGACGAAGCTCGCGCCCACGCACCGGGACACGGACACCTCCGCGTCGATCGGCGCCACACGGTGGTCGATCGTCCGCCTGTACCTGACCGACACGTCCGCGACCAGGACCCACACGGCGGACCCGGCACCGAGCGGCGGCATGATCGGATCGTCGTCGTCCCACAGCGCACGCACGCGGGCCTCCTCGAGGAGGCCCACGATCGCCACGTTGTTGACGTGACCGTAGGCGTCGCAGTCGGACCAGCGCAGGGGGACGGGAACGGTGACAGCGGACATGGACGCCACGCTACCCCCGGCCCGTCGAGTCCCTCACAACCCCCTCCCGAGCGCACGGGCCGGCCGCTATCGTGTGCGCCATGATCGAGTTCGCCCCGGCCCGAGCAGGTGACACCGGATGCGCGGTCGTCACGGGCGGGTACGTCGCACTCGTCGACGTCGGGGCACGCACCGATCTGGTCTCACGGCTGCACCGTTCCCTCACGGGCGGCGCCGCCACGATCGAGCAGGCCGCGGCGATGCTCGCCACCGCCGAGCCGAGCGCACGCTTCGCGATCGCACGCGTCGACACCGCACCGGTCAGGATCGCCCTGCGCGGCGACCTCACCGTGGACCTGGGCGCCTCGGCCACGACCCGCTTCGCCTGGCCTGCCGATGCGACCTGCGTCGTCAGCGAGGTCGACGACCTCGCCACGCTCCGCTTCGCGCTCGACCCCGCCGACGAGTCGCCGCACCGCCTTCCCCTGCGCGACGGCGCATGCCCCGCCTCGGCCGTGTGCACGACGCTCGACGACGCACCGCCGACGCCGGACCGCGCGAGCAAGGCAGCATCGTCCGGACCGCCGGACGGTGACGACAGCGGCTGGGTGCTCACGTTGGCCGACGGCAGCGAGCTCGAGGCCTCGCCTCGACTGGTCGTCGGACGGCGCCCATGGAGCGCTGACGGGGCCGACGCACAGGACACCGGCGCCGCCTACCTCGAGGCGCCCTCGCCCCACCGCGAGATCTCGGGCAGGCATCTCGAGCTGACGGTCGTCGCGGACACGCTCCATGCGCGCGACCTCGATTCGACCAACGGCACGATCATGCGCAAGGCCGACGCGCCGGCCCGACTCCTGCACGAAGGACGGGATGCGACACTTGAGCCAGGAGATACCCTCGACCTCGGCGAGGGATTCCTCATCAGCGTCGCGAGACGCCGCTGAGCTCGAGGGAACTCGCGGGGTGCCGCAAGGCGCGCCCGCGCCGACGAGGGGAAGGCAGGAACAGGTGCCCCGACGCACGACAGCAGCGCCACCGGTGCTGCCGGGCTACAGCTACATCAGGCCCCTGGGCGCGGGAGGGTTCGCCGACGTCTTCCTGTACGAGCAGGACATGCCGCGACGCGTCGTCGCCGTGAAGGTGCTCATCGATGATGCGATCAACCCGAAGGTGCTGTCGGCCTTCACCGCCGAGGCGGACATCCTCGCCCGGCTCAGCAGCCACCCCTCGATCGTGACCATCCACCAGGCGAGCATCTCCTCGGACGGGCGCCCCTACTTCGTGATGGAGTACTGCCCGGACACGCTCGGCGCGCGGATGCGCGTGACGCCGCTCGGGGTGGAGCGTGCGCTCGACACCGGCGTGCGCATGGCCGCAGCGCTCGAGACGGCGCATCGCAGCGGCGTGCTGCACCGTGACATCAAGCCGTCGAACGTCCTTGTCACGTCGCTCGGCTCGCCCGTCCTCGCCGACTTCGGCATCGCGTCGGCCGTGGCGCTCGCCGACGACGCGACCGAGACGATCGCCCTGTCCCTGCCGTGGAGCGCACCCGAGGTAGTGCGAGGCGACGTCACGGGGACCGTGCAGTCAGAGGTGTGGAGCCTGGGCGCCACCCTGTACACGCTCGTGGCCGGCCGAGCACCGTTCGAGCCGCCCGGTGGCGAGCGGATCGGGCGCAGGCAGCACGAGGACAGGATCCTCAAGGGCCGGTACGTTCCCACGGGTCGCGACGATCTGGGCGACCGGTTCGCCGCTGCGCTCGAGAAGTCGCTCGCGAAGGATCCGGCAGCACGGTTCGGGTCGATGCTCGCGCTCGCCGAGGAGCTGCGCTGGGCGCAGTACGAGCTCGGTCTCCCGCCCACCGCTCTCGAGGTCGCGGCCCCGGAGTGGGCCTCGGCGGCGGCGCCTTCCGACGCGTCGCCTGCGCGCACGCCGGTGATCTCGACGGTCAACAGCGAGTCGCGGCGTGCGGCGCGTGCGCAGCACCTCGCGTCGTCGCAGCGGCGCAGAGAGATGGCGCAGGAGGATCGTGCCGGAGGCCCCTCCGGACGTCGACCGGTCCTCCTGGGCGTCGGCATCGGAGCGGCCGCGGTCGCGCTCGTCGCGATCCTGGCAGCGGTGCTGTG
This genomic window contains:
- the cofD gene encoding 2-phospho-L-lactate transferase — protein: MKDVVVLSGGVGGARFTRALRDAAAGQGMRIRVIVNTADDMWMAGLRICPDLDSVTYTLAGVNDEQRGWGRIGETERVSAELHAWGIGWPWFTLGDLDLGMHIARTSLLREGAPLSEAVARLTSRWDLGAELMPMTDDEVETHVVTGEGTMHFQEWWTRHRAKLPALGFDIRGAAEAVPAPGVVEAVLEADAVLFAPSNPVVSIGPILSVPGIREALASTSAPVVGVSPIIGGSVVRGMADACLTAVGTATDAAAVARRYGARSDGGVLDGWLVDLVDAHEVGELATRGITARAVPLWMTEAEAAQTLARDALALAGSL
- the cofC gene encoding 2-phospho-L-lactate guanylyltransferase, giving the protein MPGPGTAQQWRIVIPVRGTAPSKSRLALPDEDRERLARAFARDTVHAALESRLAAEVVVVTAEAARTVFEQMGARVLTESAPASLAGAILAGLASCPVAAPRAVLLGDLPALDGDSLDVTLSAAASVPLGVVPDAAGTGTTLLTASAGIAHRPAFGTGSFARHLAAGYASLAERAPARIRADVDTIDDLERAVALGLRPASRRVHARITGPLRATTSP
- the cofE gene encoding coenzyme F420-0:L-glutamate ligase — translated: MTPLHLGRPQPVPDRQSPRTDATLTIWAPGPLPEVRPGDDLAALLLTALDGGEPLRDGDVVVVTSKVVSKAEGRIVAAETREAAIQAETVRVVASIPHAHDDGATLIVENRLGMVCAAAGVDASNTEPGTVLLLPEDPDASARTLATTLRSATGAQIGVIVTDTLGRAWRNGQTDVAIGAAGVTVFAELAGTTDAQGRTLVATRPCLADEIAGAADLVKGKAGGRPFAIVRGMGHAVGALDLPGARSIVRSPETDMFRQGHREAYAEGYAAGLAARDDAGPTGADKEKE
- the fgd gene encoding glucose-6-phosphate dehydrogenase (coenzyme-F420): MTLTLGYKASAEQFGPRELVELAVEAERHGFESAAISDHFQPWRHTGGHAPHSLSWLAAAGERTSTITLGTSVLTPTFRYNPAVLAQVFATLGMLNPDRIWLGVGSGEALNEVATGWAGAGDQPWPEFKERFARLRESIRLMRALWAGERVTFDGEYFSTHDASIYDRPDGGIPIYIAAGGPTVAKYAGRAGDGFICTSGKGRELYVDKLLPAVAEGAAAAGKDPASVDRMIEIKLSYEESEEAAYDNTRFWSPLSLPAEAKHDITDPMEMEKAADALPLETIASRWIVGTDPDEVAARIGEYVEMGFTHLVFHAPGHDQRRFMDLFERDLAPRLRALG
- a CDS encoding acyl-CoA thioesterase, which produces MSAVTVPVPLRWSDCDAYGHVNNVAIVGLLEEARVRALWDDDDPIMPPLGAGSAVWVLVADVSVRYRRTIDHRVAPIDAEVSVSRCVGASFVLDYRLLVDGIVCVEASTTMAMVDGATGRPTRLTPEQRERLLALAPDAD
- a CDS encoding FHA domain-containing protein; translated protein: MIEFAPARAGDTGCAVVTGGYVALVDVGARTDLVSRLHRSLTGGAATIEQAAAMLATAEPSARFAIARVDTAPVRIALRGDLTVDLGASATTRFAWPADATCVVSEVDDLATLRFALDPADESPHRLPLRDGACPASAVCTTLDDAPPTPDRASKAASSGPPDGDDSGWVLTLADGSELEASPRLVVGRRPWSADGADAQDTGAAYLEAPSPHREISGRHLELTVVADTLHARDLDSTNGTIMRKADAPARLLHEGRDATLEPGDTLDLGEGFLISVARRR
- a CDS encoding serine/threonine-protein kinase, with translation MPRRTTAAPPVLPGYSYIRPLGAGGFADVFLYEQDMPRRVVAVKVLIDDAINPKVLSAFTAEADILARLSSHPSIVTIHQASISSDGRPYFVMEYCPDTLGARMRVTPLGVERALDTGVRMAAALETAHRSGVLHRDIKPSNVLVTSLGSPVLADFGIASAVALADDATETIALSLPWSAPEVVRGDVTGTVQSEVWSLGATLYTLVAGRAPFEPPGGERIGRRQHEDRILKGRYVPTGRDDLGDRFAAALEKSLAKDPAARFGSMLALAEELRWAQYELGLPPTALEVAAPEWASAAAPSDASPARTPVISTVNSESRRAARAQHLASSQRRREMAQEDRAGGPSGRRPVLLGVGIGAAAVALVAILAAVL